DNA from Salvelinus namaycush isolate Seneca chromosome 6, SaNama_1.0, whole genome shotgun sequence:
AAAATCCATAAAGTGCAGGTAAGTTGGTGTGACTGTTCCAAGTCTCCTACCACCGTAGAAAAACCCACGACAAAGACTTCAACAACAGGTAAGGAGCTCTCCAAATTTTTTGTCCAAAGCTTTAGAACAAATGGGGGAAAATAATGGGTGAACTTTGCTGAAAGGCCTTCTGATATCATTAAAAGGTCCTGAAGAGTCATTCTGATTCCCATGTAAAATAGCCTTTTGAGTGACAAAAATATCACCCATTATATTGTTTTGGGATAGAAACGCTAAACATTTTAGAAAATTACTTTTTCTCTCATGGCTAgctaccaggaagtttgaaaagacaggctgagtgggcggggagcttatattcatgaACTCGCCTTGAACGAGAGCTCTTTTAAATGCCTATGTCAAGAAACTTGGATGCAATGAGCAGCATTGCAGTAAAATCCTCTCAAGCTAATCTGGTGCTACACAAAGCTactcaaacaacattgaaatCGCATCAatgatatacatttttttttatatacatctCCCGTTTGGCATGTTTCCGGTGTTGCGGTTCACAGCAGCACTGAAGGATGTGTTAACATGACAACTGTGTCAGGGTTCTGAACGACCCGTTCCCCCTTTAGTTTCACgctggctgaagacctagctagccagtgaCGAGGTAACACCAGTAGAGTAGTTATCTAGCTctataaaccacgcccctctgcaaACACGCTTTCTCCAATGTTGGTTACAAGGCagtacttatttaaattaggtaagagaatatcatgttaccattggtgtattaaaacGAGAGCATTAGGGTGATGTCACCTTATCCCCTTAATAATCCTGCTtcctgaatccaagtgtttgataCCGGGGGtggggaccagtaactttatgaccaaactttatcaatgtagaagAAACAGTCGTTTTTCATACTTTGGTCATCATAttttcatccaaatatcatccaAATTCATGAAAAACATAATTTTGACAGTTCATGACCTTTAAGAATAATATATTATACACCCATACATGGTACTGGGGATGATTTCTGCATCCACTTTCCTCTAAGCTAAGTCCATTCTCTTCTTTGGTCGGTGGCGAGACTTGGTGACCACCGCCAAACAACATCTCACAGTCTTCAGTCAGTGACATCAACAAGTGAACTTCAGCTAAGTGTGTCCTGATAGGCCCGGTCTGAGGGTGACTTCGACCAATCAGAAGACTAATAGGAAGAATGCTCTTGTGAAAATGGAGgacaccacaaaaggaccaaaaGTCttgacaggagacagagagaaaggtagGGATAGAAAACCCTTCTCTGCCGTGTAGAGATACACTAGAAACAGCAGAAAGGGCTTCCCCACTGAGAGAAGAGGCGAGGAGTCAGGAAGTGCTGGAAAAGAccctctggtctgtctgtctgtcagtccatatcatacagtatgtacagtaacaCGTGTCCCATCCATCTATCCTTGCAGTAGTAGAAGCATCTCACTGACAGGGGCCTGAGGGCTGTTCTCAAATCACAAAtaacaccttattccctatgtattACGCTACCTTTGACCAAAACGTGTATGTTAACTGcatagggctctgctcaaaagtagCACACTTATTAGGGAATAGTGTGTTATTTGATCCTTTCTCCTTGACCCTTGacctacagagagggagagagagaggggacagtgaCAGTTCAATGGGGCTGCGTTTGCCATGGAACTCGCTGGGGGGTGGAGTTTTGGATAGGATACTGCGGGGTAGGGTATGGGGGCATGTGGTGTGGCTGTGAGGGAGCACATCCAGAGTTGGAGGCAGAGTTGGAGGGCATGTTGTGGAGGTAAACAGGGGCTGTAGGGGCAGTCGGGGCGGTGGGGGTGGGGACTCTCTGGAGCACTACGTGGGGGTAGATGATCTGACTCTCTGCCCGGAACAGACCAGGAAGCGGGGCCTTCAGTAGGCTCTCCTGACtcctagagaaagagagaaagagagagagaccttagAATCAGTGGAAACAACATTTCTCTACAACCCAATGTATTAGGCGTCTATAAAAGGTGCCTACAGTAGCAGGTTCCAATTGATATTTACAACACGTTTAGGTTCATACAGTAGATCGTAGGTTCTCACCTCTGGTATCCGCGGTTGTCGAAGCCGGCCATGCCCCCCAGGTAGACCGGGCTCTCTGCAGCCAGCCGGAGGTCCGGCCGCTGGGACAGGTGGAAGATCTTAGGAGGGGGGTACGTGTCCcaatccccctcctctctctccagccagCACTCACTACGCCGAGAAGACCGCGTGTCTCTACGCCTGGAGAGAGGTGATTATCATCATCTCCATCAATATCACCTCTGTCTCCTCTTTCCGGTAAAGGTTTGaagtgtgcgtgtctgtgtgataCCGATATGTTTTCTTATATACCAAATATGCCAGATATTGTTGTTGTGGGGGGAggccagagggaggtgttcatttTGGAAGTGTGTTGCTCTTTTGACTACTACATGGAGCAGGCATTTGCTGCCAAGTTGCTGAAATAACAGACCCTCGTGTCACGCCTGAACAGCCTTGGTTATCTGTGCAAACTTGTGGTGCTGATATTTGGGAGTCTCGGCCAGGTTGACAGTACGGGCGTTCAGACCGCAGGCCTGCATCGCACAAAGGCAAAGCATGTAGCGAGGTACTGCTTCCTAATTTGTGGATTAAAATGAAGCatttcaaatgtgtgtgtgtgcgcttgcctGCGTCTGTGAATGCGTGcgagtgtgtgtactgtacctgctCCTGCCGTCCCTCCTGGAGCCCCTGTCCTTCCCAGTGCGTTCCTGCAGGCAGCAGATGATGAAGGAGAGCGACATTGCCAGGATGACGATGCCACTGACCACCGAAGCCAGCACGGCCACGCGCAGACCCCGGTCCTCTGGCCTCGGGATGGCTGAAAGGGGAAGGCAGATCAAGGGAAAGCCGAATGACTTTCACATATCATGTCGCTTCAGATATATTTCTTAAGATCTGTGATAACTGCAGGGGTGGGAGCTAGGAGTAGGGAGCTAGGAAAGAAGGGTAGGAGAAATGTGTAGCAGCTAGGAGAAGGGAGTTAGGGAAGGAGGGTACGAGCTAGGAGAAATGGGCACAGAATAGGAGAAGAGGCTTGGAACTAAAGGGCTAGCGAGTGATTGGACCAGCTGTGTTGTCTCACCCTCACAGACTGGCAGGAAGTTGCTCCACTGGGGTTTGCCTGCCCGGACGCTGCAGGAGATCTTATCACTGCCCACCAGCTGGTAGCCCTCCCTGCACCAGAAGGCCAGCACTGTACCCACCGACACCCCCGTCCCACGCTCTACATAGAACGACCCCCGCCTCGGGGGAAGCACGGACACACACAACAGACCTGGGGAGAGCGGGAGACGGACAGTGAATCTGAGAACTACAAAAGCAGAACAAGAGGGGTttagaatatatatataatattcatTTATTACTAATATTCATATCTAGCATAAGGTATAAACTCTCGAGAGGTGTTAAATCTAAAGCTCTCAGAgtacatttaaacacagtttaATTTGCTGTTAATagaaagagggcagagagagaaagagacatgttTCTCGGCGAACAAGGCAAGGcctattgtgcgccgccctatgggactcccaaacaaggacggttgtgatacagcctggaatcgaaccagggtctatagtgacgcctccagcactgagatgcagtgccttagaccgcttcgccactcgggagccccttaagtatcagaatgggtgattaataataaacgggtcttaaatacatctaaaagtaaaagcattgtatttggttcaaaacattctgtaagacctaaacctcaactggagttgtaCGTAAAGGGTGTGgccattgagcaagttgaggaagctaaactcctaggtataacagtGGATGGTCAtttatcatggtcaagtcatattgacaaggttgttgtgaagatggggaggagTATATCTGCTATAGACATATATTCTTTGTTTTTGACAAAAGAAAATCAACTGTGCTAATTGTTCAAGCTCTGGTCTTGTCCCTtcttgattactgtccggtaatatggtcaagtgcagcaaagaaagacctagcaaagctgcagctggtTCAAAACAGAGCAACAAAAAACAACAGCTCATGGCACATTAGGGACTgtgaaatgacacacacacaggcacactacCACACTCTAACAAAAACAATCTACACACGCGTTAttttttagttgtattgtttgtatatcattgtattttacattttgtgGGACTGTTCTTGTACATCAGTAAACAGGTTTCCATCCAGactttttatgcaagtaaagtacGTAGGATAAGAAATGTCACGACAGGCCTGGTGGAAACAGCAAATGTatcggtaaactttccaaatgtccacaaaacaaaatacacagggtgggatctttttgtgtcggtacaATTCATTATGCGAGAAGTGGCGGTGGTAACgtctttatgcgcaaatattgatataataaccatcatatcgaaatcaacttggagtcacgcgatgatatgttgtgtggtcctcccactacgactcgggaaagcatgcagtttattaaataaataaataaataaatattaaataaacGATGATGATGataaatgatgaacttcacaggatggtgaaagtgcaaggtgatgagcttgatgttgCTTTCCCAATAattattgagggtcttattctggtgacatgatgatcgatgttTGGCTGATCGATGCTTGGCTTCCGTTTGACAAATCCAAATAATCTCGCTCTTCTGTgcataataatctcataatgcAGTAGGTTaaacccgcactgtatctgcaaaCTGTTGGCTAGAGGGCATATACCAAGACCAGAGCgggcacattcgctatataaCGCAAACATTTTTTGTTACAAAACCATCAGAGTTTTTATTCGTATTTTTATGCGCGCTACGTCATCACccacaacaagtcaatttgatggaaacccATCTCTTGTGGGAAAACGTGCATATTGTTAACATGCGGATTTTTGAATATTTGCAAGAAAATCTGGCGCCAATCAGTGTTTTGCTActtgttttatgttttttttgtggACCCCGGGAAGAATAGTTGCTGTTTCGCAAAAACAAATGGGAATCCGAATGAACGAATAAACCAATAAACAATCGATTCAGTAGAGAGCAGTACTGATGCTGAGTTGTAATGTTATGTTATTCCTGTCTTGTGATGTTATTAGTGCTCTAAGACCCTGAAAGCACGCAGGCGGCTGTCTGCTGATTAGATATGACAGATGGGGGGATTTCTGTTCTGCAGCGGTgcagcgagagagggggggggggggggggggggggggggttaaaaagagagagagagagagagagagagctagccaTGAGGGGATGAAGGAAGTTGATACTACTGCACTAGGGCTttactcttgctctctcttttcccaaacacacacacacacacatacatggacacgcacacgcacacaaacacacacacacacacacaacacacacacacactgcatgaaAGCCAAGACAGGCACACATACAAACATGTGAATAACAATATGACAGACATGGGTGCAGTGTCCACAGCAGATCATTTTCCCTACTGAGTCCAACATAGGACTGATTCTGCATCACCACGCAGCATCTGCTTGCATATATTCATGCCctgatacacacaaacacacaggcacacacacacacacacaaaatcaggcacacactctcatacacacCAGCCGAGCTTAGACCTGAGTCATCATAGAGTTTAATCAGGAATGCAGCCCCTAAGCCATATGCCtcccctcccaacacacacacacacacacacacacacacacacacacacacacacgtgacacAGTCTATATTAGTAGGCCTACAGCGCAATGTGCTATTGGGATGTTCCCTGCACAGCTCAGAAGATACCCTTCCATTTTAATATCTTGTGGAGTGGCCTTTGGACTGCCATTAGAGTGTTTCTATTGTTATGTTAGACAGCTGGGTTTGGCTACTGGGTGAATGTTGGGTCTGTCTCATTCTGATCAGCTTATCTCCAGTGGGCCGCCATTCACAGGGCTTAGCTGGCACGGCAATACTGTGGGCTGCCTGCAACCAACCTGGCAACCTGACTCTCACAACATAACAACTGCCCCTTTCTTCTCTCTTCTTGATGTTCCCTcgatccctctctctttgtccgcCTCAGGGTCCTCACAGATAGGCGCTCAGAATAGTGCCTGATTAAATAAAGATTAGGTCCACCATTAAAGATTCATccacacacaaaaacactcacgcacgcacacacacacacacacacacacacacacacacacacacacacacacacacacacacacacacatgctcactctCCGCTCGGAGCTGCTTCACTACTGACCATACAGTACACTCCCTGAGTTGCCCTGCAGCAAGGCAGAGAAGGCTGCTGGACCACCTGGCTTGTGACACACCCCAGAGGCCACAACAACCTCTATAATCTAGATATGATCACTTCTCTACCATTGCGTCATCCCTCCATCAGAATTAGTGTTGCAAAATTATATAACTTTCCTAAAATGCCAGGTTTTCTAGAAATCCTGGTCGGAAGATTCCCTAAACAGAGGTGAACAAGCAGTAAATCCAGGATCCTTCAAAAAGGTTTTCTGGATTTTGGGGAAAGTTACCAGGATTTCCCACATAAAAAATGACTATAttatactatggtataaatactatagtatttattgTAGTATTTTTACAGGctatagtatttactgtagtgtttttgcagacattactgtagtattttttttatGCTGCTTCGGCAAAAGCTAATGGGCATCCGAATGAACCAATGAACAAATAAACCAACAGACAAGCGatccagcagagagcagcactGATGCTGAGTTGTAATGTTACGTTATTTCTGTGTTGTGATGTTCGTTTTGTGGATAATACAGCAGTagttactgtagtattctattaGAATGCTAccacattctatagtaagtattacacatgatcgagggatactacagtgtgtaagTACtttagtattctatagtaaactgtaataTTTTTTTCATGCGGGTTCACAACCCTGAAGCTGAGTAACCCCTATTGACCCTCTAATACATGCAGGGAGGGAGGTTGAACCACCTGATTAGCCTGGTGATCTATTGTCTTTTGTTTTGGACAGTCAGCCTTCCGCTAAACAAACTGCCCTCTTGttcatttttgtattatttttctcacccctctatctctcttatATCTCTCTTATATCTCTCTTATATCTCTCTTATATCTCTCTTAtatctctcttactctctctcttactctctctcttactctctctctctctctctctctctctctctctctctctctctctctctctctctctctctctctctctctctctctctctctctctctctctctctctctctctctctctctctctctctctctctctctctctctctctctctctctctctctctctctctctctctctctctctctctctctctctctctcaattcagggggctttattggcatgggaaacatgtgttaacattgccaaagcaagtgaggtaataataatatacaaaagtgaaataaacaataaaaattaacagtaaacattacacatacagaagtttcaaaacaataaagacattacaaatgtcatattatatatatacagtgttgtaacaatgtacaaatggttaaagtacacctctctctttctctcaacccCCTCTCCATCAGAGCGTGATGTAGCAGCAGTCTAttcctgtggtctctctctccgcTACTCTCTGACACGGCCAATGATCTAATCCCCTTAACACTCCCTGTACCGTGAGAGGGGTGAGGTAGGGATAGAGGAATGACAGGGATGAGTGGAAACAAGGTCCTGGCCTCCTTCACCGGAGAACTCTCTATTTCTCCGAGTCCTCGCCGAGTTTTAGATGAGAGCCCTTGACGTGCgtatctcgctctctcgctctctgttatTTTAAGAACAAATGGAGGGATGGTGTTCCGAGTGCTGCACTTTCCCTCTAACTTTTCCCTCTGACAATAACCGACGATAACTTTATCTCGAGAACTATATTTGttttccctctcccttcctcactccaacgttacctctctctctctctgttaagggGTGGACCTGGGCCTTGTGAGGCTGGAAGTATTGGTTAAACATAGCTCGGGTCTTCTGACCATGCAGTGAACAGTAATAATAGGACTGGTTGTGTGCCAGCGGAGGATGCTGGACAGACTGACAGCAGCTAGAGCTCCCCAGTTAGAATGTCTGCATTGTTTAAGCTGTGGAACATGGACCAGGAGTGTCAGTTctattaaccctctgtccattaaccgtCTGGGCGGAACTACACGCTACAgtattttgtaacaagatactTCTGAGAgctttgtattttcaaaatacttTTCTATAAGAATTATTTAAGCGGTTTACAATTTTGTGGCACCTTTTCATCCtgccagtggtgtaaaaagtacccaattgtcatacttgagtaaaagtaaagataccttaatagaaaatgactcaagtggaagtcacccagtaaaacactacttgagtattggttttaaatatacttcagtatcgaaagtaaatgtaattgctcaaatatacttaagtatcaaagtaaaagtataaatcgttgcaaatttcttatattaagcaaaccagacggtgCCATTTTCTttaaggatagccaggggcacactccaacactcaggcaatttttttttaaagcatgtgtgtttagcgagtatgccagatcagaggcagtagggatcaccaaggatgttctcttgataagtgagtgaattggaccattttcttgtcctgctaaaCATTAAAAATTTAACaagtacttttgtgtgtcagggaaaatgtatggagtaaaaagtacattattgtctttaggaatgtagtgaagtaaaagtaaaagttgtcaaaaatataaatacactaccggtcaaaagttttagaacacctactcattcaagggttttttctatatttttactattttctacattgtagaataatactgtagacataaaaactattaaattacacatatggaatcatgtagtaaccaaaaaagtgttaaacaagtcaaaatatattttatatttgagattcttcaaatagccaccctttgactcgatgacagctttgcacacgcttggcattctctcaaccagcttcatgaggtagtcacctggattgcatttcaattaacaggtgtgccttgttgaaagttaatttgtggaatttctttccttcttaatgcgtttgagcccatcagttgtgttgtgacaaggggggtatacagaagatagccctatttggtaaaagaccaagtccatataatggcaagaactgctcaaataagcaaagataaacgacagtccatcattactttaacacatGATTGTCAGTCAATAAAGGAAAATTGCAAGAACTTcaagcgcagtcgcaaaaaccatcaagcgctatgatgaaactggctctcatgaaatggaagacccagagttacctctgctgcagaggataagttcactagagttaccagcctcaggaattgcagcccaaataaatgcttcacagagttcaagtaacagacacatctcaacatcaactgttcagaggagactttgtgaatcaggccttcatggtcgaattgctgcaaagaaaccactactaaaggacaacaataataagacttgcttgggccaagaaacacgagcaatggacattagactggtggagtcaaattctgagatttttggtttcaactgccgtgtctttgtgagacgcggtgtgggtgaacggatgatctctgcatctgtatttcccaccgtaaagcatggaggagtaggtgttatggtgtgggggtgctttgctgttgacactgtctgtgatttattaagaattcacacttaaccagcatggctaccacagcattctgcagcgataagctgatgtaaaatacttaagtacaaatactttaaagtactactaagtcgttttttggagtatctgtactttactttactacacTAATGGTCAAAATATATGGTTATCTCAAGAAtcgcaaatataaaatatattttgatatgtttgatatgttaacacttttttggttactacatgtttccatatgtgttatttcatagttttgatgtcttcactattattctacaatgtagaaaatagtaaaaataaagaaaaacccttggatgagtaggtgttctaaaacttttgaccattagtgtagtaaagtaaagtacagaaacccccaaaaaactacttagtagtactttaaagtatttgtaGTTAActattttacaccactgcaccCTGCATTGGTATCAGGAGTCTGATGGTGCTATGGtgtgataagagtgtctgctaaatgaactaaataTAAATGTAATGAAAAATGGCAAAGCATGCTGAGTATTATTCTAATAAGCTCTGCCCCAAAACAAGTccagtgtgctttgcagttcattttggtatttaccacatatcacagtaagtCAAATGTTTCTGTAACCGTTACCTGAGAATGTTCTTGCTGTTTGTCCTGGCTACTTGCAAATTTACTTTGTATTTTGAAATACATGtatttgtattttaaaatacTATACTTGACCAAATACAAGTATTTTCTAGTTCATTTTGATACGTTGATCTTTATGGTAATTTGTAATTGTGTTTTGTCATTTCTGCCCAACCCTGTGCCACAACTGCAGAATACAAACTCTCCCCTGCTAGCAAAACAACTAATGGAATGGAAAAGGGAGATAAAGtagggagaaaaaacaacaaatcTATCACTTTCATTGACCCCCTAATGGCAATATCAATATGCCATTTACAGAGTGTACTGGTAGGGACCAGGGCAGTCTAGTCACAGGGGAGCTGCTCAGGATTCTGCCCAGAAAGAGTGTGATCTATCAGgcatggagaggagagggctaAGGGGAAGTGTGCTGTGGACCAGCGGGATCTCATTATAAAATATTTATTcccactgggagagagagagagcgagagagagctgctGTTATGAAACCAAACTGTGTGTTTTTTAAACCTTTAAGGAGATTTGCATCGTTGTGGTTAGTGTGTGTCcatttctgtctgtgtgtatgcacGTGTTCATGCCATGCACGTGCGGGTGGTGGTGGGACTGTGtaatagcgtgtgtgtgtgtgtgtgtgtgtgtgtgtgtgtgtgtgtgtgtgtgtgtgtgtgtgcgagagagagcgagcgagagagagaatggcaTGCTCCACTAACCGCTAACTCATGCACACAGCAGCATCATAATGGCATCTTGATGATTTCTCTTTAGGCAGTGCAGCTGAACAGTGGACATGATGAGACATCACAACCACAGGATCTGAAGCCACGAACACCCCCAGGCTCTAATTAGGAAGTTCTGAGTCTGAACTGCTTCACATTGGATTCTAATAAAGTTTAGACAAGTCGAAAACACTTGCACACTACTCAAGCTCTCATATGACGGCTGATAGCGCCATTCTGTGTACAGATAGGCAAACCTTTACAGACATACACATGCGGACAAACAAGCAGACACACAGGCCTAATTACACAACTGTTTCACTTGCACCTGCAAGCATAAACACTGTAGTAGTACACACCACAAACAGAACACAAGTTTGTATGTAGTATTAGTTTGTAGCAGTATTAGACATCAGTCCAGGAGACCTCGGACTCACCTGTGTGGTTGCTGGTAGCTGCCTGTGACTCTAACTCTGTTGGGGACCCCGTCTGTAGCTCAGGCTGTGTCTGTAGCTCTGCCTGTGTCTGTGCCACAGTCTGTGCCTCTGTCCGTAGCTCTGGCTGGGTCTGAAACTCTGCACGTGTCTGTGCCTCTGTCTGATGGTCTGGCTGTGTCCGTACTTCAGTCCGTGTCTCTGTAGAAATGGGAGGATCAGAGGTGGTCTCTTGGAGGAGGGGGCTGACCGACGAGCATGCAGCCAGGGCCAGTGCACACACCAGGGGCCACATCAGGGCCCACCCACACAGGGGCCTCCCTCCTCTAGACATGGGGACAGGCAGGAGAGGAAGATACCAAGATGTCCTCAGTAGCACTAGACGTCCTTTCTCCGTCACTCTCTCATGGCCAGATGACACTCACCGCTGGTCCCTTACCGTCCCGCCACTCGAGGTCTCCCAGCAAAAGCTGCAGAAACACAGTTGTTCTTCAAATCAATTCCTCTCGCAGTGTCCTGTCCTCTTCCCAGTCCTCGTCTCGTCTCTTCACTCCCCCAGTGGAGACAAAGAGGTCTGTGTGTTGCCCATGTCGCTGGTACGCTGTGGATCGTAGCCCCTCTGTAATCTGCCTGTCCCTGCAATCTCTGCTCCCTGCTTTGCTCTCCGTTtcctgcttttctctctctctctttctccctctactccttctctctctttactctctgcCTCTGTCCCGTCTCTCTATGCCATCCTctctgctttccctctctctctgctccctgtgATCCCCTGTTCTGACGGCAGCTCTTGCGTAACGTAACCCGCTGTGGAGCGGTAATTCATGCACTCTTAAATCCTGATATTCCTGGTCGctgctcccccctccctccctccctccctccctctctctctctctctccccccctatcctcccaccctctctctcttcgtgCCAGGgctgagtgagggagagagcgagagagagaaggtgcATGTTAGCACATGTAGTccagtcagtgagagagagagagagagagagagagagagagagagagagagagagagagagagagagagagagagagagagagagagagagagagagagagagagagagagagagagagagagagagagagagagagagagagagagagagagagagagagagagagagagagagagagagagagagagagagagagagagagagagagagagagagagagagagagagagagagagagagagagagagagagagagagagagagagagagagagagagagagagagagagagagagagagagagagagagagagatccatccATGAACCGTTTGCAGTATTGAGAAAACTGCATGAGCAGCCAACAGCATCGGCCAGCATCACCTCTGGGACAAAGCATCGAACAGGACACTGAGCGCTGCAGTATGCTCATTACATCGATAATGATATGAAAATGATACTGTGCTGTTTCAAGTAAGAACACACTGTTAAGATGCAAAGTCACAATTCTCATCTATAACAAATCCTAGGGAGATGGGTTAGGATAAATGTCTTCTTTCAAGGACtttcttactgacagttgtggctgctttgcatgatgtattgttgtctctaccttcttgtcctttgtgctgttgtctgcgcCCAATAATGTTGgtgccatgttttgtgctgctaccatgttgtgttgctaccatgttgttgttatgttgtgttgctaccatgctgtgttgtcatgtgttgctgccttgttatgttgttgtcttaggtctctctttatgtagtgttgtgttgtctctcttgttgtgatgtgtgttttgtcctgtttttatatttgatttatttttttatcccaggcccccgtccccgcaggaagccttttgccttttggtagg
Protein-coding regions in this window:
- the LOC120049075 gene encoding uncharacterized protein LOC120049075 encodes the protein MWPLVCALALAACSSVSPLLQETTSDPPISTETRTEVRTQPDHQTEAQTRAEFQTQPELRTEAQTVAQTQAELQTQPELQTGSPTELESQAATSNHTGLLCVSVLPPRRGSFYVERGTGVSVGTVLAFWCREGYQLVGSDKISCSVRAGKPQWSNFLPVCEAIPRPEDRGLRVAVLASVVSGIVILAMSLSFIICCLQERTGKDRGSRRDGRSRRRDTRSSRRSECWLEREEGDWDTYPPPKIFHLSQRPDLRLAAESPVYLGGMAGFDNRGYQRSQESLLKAPLPGLFRAESQIIYPHVVLQRVPTPTAPTAPTAPVYLHNMPSNSASNSGCAPSQPHHMPPYPTPQYPIQNSTPQRVPWQTQPH